The Phaseolus vulgaris mitochondrion, complete genome genome includes a window with the following:
- the nad4 gene encoding NADH dehydrogenase subunit 4, whose product MLEHFCECYSDLSGPILCPVLGSIIPLFIPNSRIRPIRLIGLCASLITFLYSPVPRIQFDPSTAKSQFVESLRWLPYENINLNLGIDGLSFFFVILTTFLIPICILVGWSGMRSYGKEYITASLIREFLMIAVFRMLDPLLFYVLPESVLIPMFIIIGVWGSRQRKIKAAYQFFLYTLLGSVFMLLAILLILFQTGTADLQISLTTEFSERRQIFLWIASFAAFAVKVPMVPVHIWLPEAHVEAPTAGSVILAGIPSKLGTHGFLRFSIPMFPEATLCSTPFIYTPSAIAIIYTSLTTSRQIDLKKIIAYSSVAHMNLVTIGMFSPNIQGIGGSIPPMLSHGLVPSALFLCVGVLYDRHKTRLVRYYGGLVSTMPNLSTISFSSTLANMSSPGTSSFIGEFPISVGAFQRNSLVATLAALGMILGAAYSLWLYNRVVSGNLKADFLHKFSDPNGREVSIFIPFLVGVVRMGVHPKVFPDRMHTYVSNLVQHGKFH is encoded by the exons ATGTTAGAACATTTCTGTGAATGCTATTCTGATCTAAGTGGTCCTATTCTGTGTCCCGTGCTAGGAAGCATTATTCCTCTTTTCATTCCAAATTCAAGAATACGACCGATACGATTGATTGGTCTGTGTGCCTCTCTTATTACTTTTTTGTATTCCCCTGTTCCTCGGATACAATTCGATCCTTCTACGGCCAAATCTCAATTTGTGGAAAGCCTTCGATGGCTTCCTTATGAAAACATCAATTTGAATTTGGGTATAGACGGTCTCTCTTTTTTCTTCGTGATATTGACCACATTTCTGATCCCTATTTGTATTTTAGTGGGTTGGTCTGGTATGAGAAGTTATGGGAAAGAGTATATTACAGCATCTCTAATTCGTGAATTTCTAATGATCGCCGTGTTCCGCATGCTGGATCCTCTACTATTCTATGTTCTTCCCGAAAGCGTGCTAATCCCTATGTT CATTATTATAGGGGTATGGGGTTCGAGACAAAGAAAGATCAAGGCAGCATATCAGTTTTTCCTTTATACTTTACTTGGATCTGTTTTTATGCTATTAGCTATTCTGTTGATTCTTTTCCAAACAGGGACCGCCGATTTACAAATATCATTAACCACAGAATTTAGTGAGCGGCGCCAAATCTTTCTATGGATTGCTTCTTTCGCCGCTTTCGCCGTCAAAGTGCCTATGGTACCTGTTCATATTTGGTTACCCGAAGCTCATGTAGAGGCACCTACGGCAGGATCCGTCATCTTGGCAGGAATTCCTTCAAAATTGGGAACCCACGGGTTTTTAAGATTTTCAATACCCATGTTTCCCGAAGCAACACTTTGTTCCACTCCTTTCATTTATACTCCAAGCGCGATTGCTATAATATATACTTCCTTGACCACTTCAAGACAGATCGATCTTAAGAAGATCATTGCTTACTCCTCAGTAGCCCATATGAATCTGGTGACTATTGGTATGTTTAGTC CGAACATACAGGGAATTGGAGGTAGCATTCCACCGATGTTAAGTCATGGACTGGTTCCTTCAGCCCTTTTTCTATGTGTTGGTGTTCTATATGACCGACATAAGACTCGACTTGTTAGATATTACGGAGGGTTAGTGAGCACCATGCCGAATCTCTCTACCATTTCCTTCTCTTCCACTTTGGCCAATATGAGTTCACCTGGTACTAGCAGCTTTATCGGGGAATTTCCCATCTCAGTAGGAGCTTTCCAAAGAAATAGCTTAGTAGCCACATTAGCAGCGCTTGGGATGATTTTAGGCGCGGCGTATTCCCTTTGGCTATATAATCGTGTGGTTTCTGGAAATTTAAAAGCCGATTTCCTCCATAAATTCTCCGATCCAAATGGCAGAGAAGTTTCCATATTTATACCTTTTCTTGTTGGAG TTGTTCGGATGGGTGTTCACCCCAAAGTGTTCCCGGACCGCATGCATACATACGTAAGTAACTTAGTGCAACATGGGAAATTTCATTGA